A DNA window from Camelina sativa cultivar DH55 chromosome 13, Cs, whole genome shotgun sequence contains the following coding sequences:
- the LOC104738241 gene encoding uncharacterized protein LOC104738241, which yields MWRLWRSRNDFLFRKINRSPLSEARKGIQEADEWYEATRTSAITPTNNQSSNLPTRRILQQWHAPPEGWLKCNFDSRYIQDREYTSSGWIIRDSNGQVTLSGCAKLQQLHSALQAEALGFLHVLQVTWYRGLHYVWFEGDNLELTNLGKDHHKIGPLLYDIRHWMSKLPHSSLGHVCREENTAADKLSHHASLMNHMYQVFDVIPNWLTNSL from the coding sequence ATGTGGAGACTCTGGAGATCACGTAATGACTTCTTATTCCGAAAAATCAACCGCTCACCACTATCAGAAGCAAGAAAAGGAATACAAGAAGCAGATGAATGGTATGAAGCCACAAGAACATCCGCAATCACTCCAACAAATAATCAGTCCTCCAACTTGCCGACTAGAAGAATATTGCAACAATGGCATGCTCCTCCAGAAGGTTGGCTGAAATGTAACTTTGATAGTAGGTACATCCAAGACAGAGAATACACCAGCTCAGGATGGATCATACGTGACAGCAATGGTCAAGTGACTCTTTCGGGATGCGCAAAACTACAACAATTACATTCTGCACTTCAAGCAGAGGCTCTCGGATTTCTTCATGTCCTTCAAGTGACGTGGTATCGAGGCTTACATTATGTTTGGTTTGAAGGTGACAACTTGGAACTTACTAATTTAGGGAAAGATCACCACAAGATAGGGCCTCTACTCTATGACATACGACACTGGATGTCCAAATTACCACACTCTTCTTTAGGACATGTTTGTCGTGAAGAGAATACTGCAGCAGATAAACTATCTCATCATGCTTCTTTGATGAATCATATGTACCAAGTCTTTGATGTAATACCAAATTGGTTAACTAACAGTTTGTAA
- the LOC104736736 gene encoding defensin-like protein 24 — translation MAYSKIVIFAILALPLLLSGAETRKAVLPGSELFKMCCKNQPEFGTCDTKEDDERCTQMCLDGCSTNKGGGCQPISAAPGSVCSCYC, via the exons atggcatACTCAAAAATCGTTATTTTTGCCATCCTAGCTCTGCCTCTTCTACTTTCCG GTGCTGAAACAAGAAAGGCTGTGTTGCCTGGCAGCGAATTATTCAAAATGTGTTGCAAAAATCAGCCAGAATTTGGAACTTGTGatacaaaagaagatgatgagagatGCACCCAGATGTGTCTCGATGGTTGTTCCACTAACAAAGGTGGTGGCTGTCAACCTATCTCTGCTGCCCCTGGTTCTGTTTGTTCATGTTACTgttaa